One Methanobacteriaceae archaeon genomic window, TATACAAGTAAAGGATTAGGAACTAATTCCTTTAGATTAAGAGTAAATTGTAAGCCTGAAATTACAATTATTACTCTAAAAACAAATAAAAAACAGGAAATCCTGATAAAATGAATCTCTACAGTTACATTAAAGCGGCTCCAAACTTAATACTATTTTTAATAGTGAATATGATAGTCATTATAGAAATGACTCAGTTATGTGGTGATTTTAAAATTGGTGATTGGGACAATGCATTTTTTATTGTCATAGCCATGAACATAGGATACACTCTCCTATGGCCTTTTTTTAGAAAATACTTTATGAAATTTATGGTCATGACATTTGGACTTGGAACCATACTTATTGACGGGATTATATTCTACATTGCATGTTTTTTTATCCCAGGAGTTTCTGTTGGTCCTTACGCAGCAATTGAAGTTCCAATCGTAATATCCCTTGCAACTACACTTGTTGCAAATATAACAAATACAAATCAATTTGACAAATACCTAAATAAAATCATTGAGCATATTCCTAAAAAAGAAAGTGAGCCTAAAAATCCTGGAGTCATAATGCTTGAAATAGACGGGCTTTCCATCAATATTCTAAAAAAAGCTATGGATAAAGGCTTAATGCCAACACTTAAAAGCTGGATTGACAATGATACTCATAATTTAAAAGGCTGGGAAACAGACCTATCATCTCAAACAGGAGCAAGCCAAGCTGGAATTTTACATGGGAATAATGAAAATATTGTAGCTTACAGATGGGTTGAAAAGGAAAATAATAATCAGATTGTTGTATCTGGGAAATTAAGCGGTGCTCCATTAGTAGAAAAAAGAATCAGTAACGGTGAGGGATTACTTGTTAATGGAATAAGTATCAGCAATATGTTTTCAGGAGACAGTAAAAGTGCACCATTAACCTCATCAAGATTAGGAAAAATAACAAATATCAACAATGAAACCTTAAATACTGTATTTTTAGATGCATATAACTTCCAGAGAATATTTGCAATGTTTATATGGGATATTTTGGTTGAGCTCAAATCTCAAGTCAAACATTACGTAAAAGATATTAAACCTCGTCTTAGACGTGGAATAGTTTATGCTGCAGTAAGAGCAGGAGCGAATGTTGTTCTTCGTGAAGTTGCAACAAATATCTTAACTGCAGAGATATTGAAAGGTGAAACAGACACAGTTTATTCTACTTTTATGGGATATGATGAAGTTGCTCACCACTCAGGAACTCAGGATGAAGATGTATGGCCCGTTTTAAGAAAAATTGACTTGCAAATCCAAAGAATAAATTCAATTATTGAAATGAGTGACAGAGAATATAAACTCGTTATTTTATCTGATCACGGACAAAGTAACGGTGCAACATTTAAGCAAAGATATGGAATAACACTTGGAAATTACGTTAGAAGCTTACTTCCTGATGACATAATGGTTTATAAAAATGAATACAATATTGACCACTTTAGAGATGCAATTATTGGTGAAAATAAACAGATTAAAACCATTAAACAAAAAATGGGAAGTTTACGTACTGATATTCTTGATGACAATACTTATGTCCAAAACGTTAGGGGAGGAATGGAAAATAGAAAACCCGCAATAATTTTTGAAAACGAAAGATATCTTAATTTGAAAAAAAGATATTCCAATAGCTTAGAATACATTACTGGACATGAAAGTACCCAGCAAAGTACAAAAAAGGCAAAAGATTCAGAATTAATTGTAATGGGATCTGGAAATCTTGGATTAATTTACTTAACACAGTGGAAACAACGCTTAACCTATGAAGAACTTGTTATGTTATTCCCTGAATTGATACCGGGACTTGTAAAACATCCAGGAATTGGATTTATCTTGGTAAATTCACTTACAAACGGTGGAATGGTTATTGGAGAAAACGGAATTTATTACTTGGAAAATGATAAAGTAGTAGGTGAAAATCCAATAGCTAAATTTGGTAAAAATGCTGCAAGACACCTTAAAAGACAAAATTCATTTGACAACATGCCAGATATTATGGTAAACAGTTTCTATGACGAGAAAACAGAAGAAGTATGTGCATTTGAAGAATTAATTGGAAACCATGGTGGACTTGGAGGAGACCAAACCAAACCATTCATTTTATATCCGTCTGAATGGGAGGACCCTGGAGAATTAATTGGTGCTTCATCAATACATCATTTCTTAAAAAGAGAAATCAACAATTTAAATCCAAAAAAGTAATCATTAATAATAATTTCAAATAAATAAGAAAGTATGGCTAGTGGAAAAATTTTTATTGTCGGAATTGGCCCTGGTGCTTCTGAATACTTAACTAAAAAAGCTATTGACACTGTAAAAACTAGTGATTACACTGTTGGAAGTACAAGAGCTATTGAATTATTTGATGATGTTCAAAATAAAATCGATTTTAATGTAAAAAATCTTCTTGATAAAATAGAAGAAGGTGTTCAATTAGCATGTGATGGAAATACCATATCAATCCTCTCAACTGGAGATCCTGGATTTTCAGGTGTTTTAAATACTGTTTTAAGAATTTCCAAAGAAAAAAATTTCCCAAAAGAAAACATTGAAGTTGTTCCAGGAATCAGTTCTCTACAGCTTGCAGCTGCAAAATGCCATATTCAATGGGACAGTGCCAATGTAATGACATTCCACGGAAGAGAAAACATAGAAGACATTTTACCAATTATAAACAATGGAAAAACAACAATTGCTCTTCCTTCAAGAAAAGTAAAGGACATGGCTCAGTTTTTAATTGATAATGGCGTTGATGAAGACAGAAAAGTTGTTGTCTGTGAGAGATTAAGTTATCCAGATGAAAATATTGTTGAGTCCACTTTAAAACAAATAGCTCAAAGTGAATTTACTTATATGTGCATTATGGTGATTTATTAGGACAATTTAGTCTTAAAAATCATTTTAAAAAACATTTATCATTTATTTTTAAGAATAAAACTTATATAATTCATATATCAATCTTTAATCGTTGATTTGACAAAAAAATTAACAAAAAAGATGATAATATGAATAAAAAAATAAACACCCTGTGTTTCATTTTCATATTTCTTTTTTTAATAGGCACTGTTTGTGCAGCAGATAGTGAAAATGAAACCAAACTAACCCAAACAAACCAAAACCAGGAATTAAGTACAACAACCAATACATTAGCTGTCAGCCAGGTAAAGCAAAAAGTCACACTGGATGCGCCTGATTTAAAAATGTATTATAAAGACGGAAGTAAATTCAAAGTAACAGTAAAAGACAAAAACAAAAAGCCCATAAAAAAATCAAAGGTCGAATTTAGTATAAACAACCAGAAATACACAAAAACAACCAATGACAAGGGAGTAGCTTATCTGGACATAAATCTGAAAAGTGGAACTTACAGCATTCTAACAAAGTTTGTAGGTACAAGCAAATACCAGGAGCAGTCTAAAAAAAGCACAATAACTATAAAAAGCACGATAAAATCCAGTAATTTCGAAAAATATTATACAAATACAGAACAATACAAAGCAACGTTTTACACAAAAAGTGGAGCCATGATGAAAAACACCGCAGTTAAATTTAAGCTGAACAATAAGCTATACACCCCTAAAACTAATTCATATGGTATTGCAAAGTTATCTGTAAGTCTAAAGCCTGGAAAGTACTCCATTTTAATAACCAATCCAAAAACACTGGAAAGTGTTACAAGAACCATTACTATAAAAACACTAATTGAAACAAAAGATTTGACATTTAATGAAAATACTGTTGGAAAATTTAATGTTAAGATCCTAAATAGTAATGGAAAAGCAGCAGCCAGTAAAAAAGTTACAATAACCTTAAATGGAAAGATATATTCAAAAATAACAAATAAAAACGGACTTGTGACTTTAAACATTAACCTAAAAGCTGGAACCTACCAGATAACAACTGCTTACTCAAATCTTAAGAATGTAAATAAAATTAAGATAAATCCTGTTAAAATATCTAGTTTTACCCATACAACAATAATTCCAAGTTATGTTAATGTTACAGTACCAATTGCATTTAACTATCCAGGATACACACTAAAGACAGGATTTAACGGTATAATAAAAATGCCTAAAAACGAGATATTTAATGTTCAAATCAAAGACAAAACATATACATTTTCAACTATAAAGTTTTCAGGAATTGATTCTATAGTGCTTGAGCCTAAAAATAGCTTTTTAATTCCATTTGATGGAACTGGCGTGCAAATCAATCCGGATAAATCAAAATTTACAAAAGACGGAATTATAATCACAAGAATCAATGATGCTACTCAAATCGAATATAAAAGTAAAACCAAACAAAATACTGAATTATTTGGATTTTATACAGGTAGAGGACTGCAGTTTAGTGAAACATTAACATATATGGAAAAGGATGTTAGAACTGCCAAAATCACATTTAAAGCCATGAGTTTTGATGAAACTGGTTTAAAATATAGTGTAGCAAAATTTTATGGAAAAACCATCTATGATTTTAATTATAAAAGCTATTATGAAATAACCGGAAATAATACTGACTCAATTAAATTTGCAAAAACTCAAACTCCTGTAACACTAAGCTATTTTGGTAATTCTATAGTAGGAGACATTCCAAAAGAAGATATAATGACAAAATTTGAGATTAATGGTGTTGAAGAGCTTGAAAAACAAGAAACAATAAGTTACGGTTTTGATGAAAACTATAGAGCAAATATGGGCTTTGAAGTTTTACAGACATACACCATAATCAATGAAAAGATAACCAAATATTTGTTAGAAAGCTGGATGTCTAAAAATGCAACCTACATTAATAGATTTGCGGTTATGGATATGTATGGAATGCATTTGGCATCACTTGAAACAGCATGGATTGCAGATGTTCTTGCAGATAAATCCTCAAATGAATTTGATGTTAATTGGAAAAGAGACAAAACATTGACAATAGTAGGTGGAATAAACTTAGAAGATACTTATTTGAATATCTTAAATTCTGATATGGGAATGACCGTAAGTGGAGATGAAAACAATTCAGCTTTATTTAGACTAATAAATTCCATTAATTTACCTAATATTGAAGAATATGTTCTTTTGAAAATAACTGAAAATGATGCTGATAAAATTCAAAATTCCCTTGATAACGTCTTTATGTCAATATTGGACAATAATTTCAGCATGGTACAAATAGATGATATGTTTTACATCTTTTCTGACAGTGATAAAAAATCTGCAATAATTTTGAATACAAGTAGTGGAATTGCAAGTGTAATTTTAGCCAGAAATTCCGTTTATAAAGGATCATCATCACCAACATCAAAAAATTACTGTGGTTTTTGTAATCTTGTTGAAGATACCATAAATGGAATTAAAAATACCATTTCAAAAATACAGGACCTCACTTCTAATAAAACACACCCACTATCAAGACTTTTGTATTATGCCACATCACTATTTTCAAAGGAGTTTAGTGGTCTTAAATCCTTAGGAATGAGCATGATTACAACTATGGCATTAATACAAACTACAGGAACTACATATAGAAACGAAATAGCCGAGAAAGAAGACTGGCATGAACTAATGGATAAAATAACCTTTACAAGACCAGGATATTTACAATCAAAAAAAGTCTACAATATTCCAAATAAAAATAGCGGATATGATTTTATTGAAGTGAAAATCAAAAGTGATATGAGCTTAGATAGGGAAAATGCGATATATATTAGTAATAAAAACACAAGACAATTAACCAAAGAAGAAACCTATGAGTATTTCAGCGAGGATTACTGGACACCATTCAGTATGCCTAAGAAATATTGGGATAAAAGTTGGAACGGGTGATGGAAATAAAAAATAAAATCATATTGGGACTAATTATTGTTGTGTTCCTTTTATTGGCCATTTATCCAAATAATTATCCTTTATGGGATTCATTATTTATCGTGTGTGCATTTTTAACAGGTATTAGAGCATTTTTAAGTGATGAACCTCAAAAACTAAAAAATTTACACATTGTAGTTAAAATTGGATTAATATTGGGAATATCAGTTGGAGTTTATGAAGCGTTAACTGTAGGACATTTCATTTATTCAACAGCAATATTATTGGTAAGCGAACTAATAGACACATTATTAGAAATAAAAAAAGAGATTTAAAAGTTAAAATAATAATTTATTTTAACTTATTTTATTTTTTAAAGTTGAATAGCTTCTTGGACAACTTCATCGTTGTCAGCATCATCATATAAGATGTGAGCTAATTTTAATAATTTTTCCTGACCTTTTACTTCATCTTTAAACAAAGGTACTTCAGCAATGTGTTGGTCCGGGAATTTTTGATCAATTAAAGCTAAACGTTTTTGTTGTAACTTGTGTCTTGAATGACAGAAATCACAATCAGCAATATCTGGCATTACTTGATTTACAACAACACTATCTACTGTAATGTCGTATTTTCCAAGAGCTTCCAATGCTCTTTCAGATTCGTAAATTGACATTTCTTCAGGAATAACAACCATTTTAAAGGTGGTTCTGTCAGGATCAGATAAAACTGCTTTTGCTTTATCAATTTCCTCTTTAGTTCTTTTTAAATCTTCTGAAGTTTGAGGATCATCAACAGCATCCATAAATGGCATTATTTTCTTTAAAGCGTTGGTTGCTCCACCTAATTTGGTTTTAAGCATCATCAATTTACCTACCCAAGAGTCCATTACTTCAGGGAAGGATAATAATCTTAATGTGTGACCTGTTGGTGCAGTATCAAATACTACAACATCATATTCATCAGAGTTCATTACAGCCATGAACATTTCAAAAGCTGCTGCTTCATCAGCACCAGGAGATGCAGAAGCCATATCTAATTGGTCAGATAAGAAATCCATACCTAATAATCCACCATCATTAGGATTTGCTGCTTTTTGAGCTTCCAATTGTGCTTGTTTTTGAGCCATTGCTTCATCAGGATCAATTTCAACAGCAAATAAATTAGTTTTAATTTCACGAGGATAACTGCCGATTGGAACTTCAAGAGAATCAGCTAATGAGTGTGCAGGGTCAGTAGACACAATTAATGTTTTTTTACCTTGTTCTGCTAACCATAATGCAGTTGCAGAAGAAACAGAAGTTTTTCCAACTCCTCCTTTACCACCAACGAAAATGAAAGTGGTTTTATCTTTATTAAACTTAAAATAATCTTTAAATGCCATATAAATTACCTCTTAATAAACTTACTTTTAGTAACTAAATGTTAATTTAATGTTTAATAGTATATAAATTTAGTCATTAATAAGTACTTAACCATCATATGGTTCCAAGGAAATCTTTGTAACAAACCAATTTATGTTTACTAGATAATTTTATCTAGTTTTAACTTCTTTTTTTAAAATTATTTTTCACCAACCATTTTCATAAAAATTGAAAGTACCATTTCAAATGAAATCGCCTTAAAATAATAATATAATATATAAATTAATAGTCACATATTATTTAATGTATAAATGATAAAAGTTGGTGAGAACATTAGTGAGATTCCAGAACTAAACTTCGAAAAAACAAAAAACGACATTGTTGACTTCATTAAAACCAAAGTATCCGAATCTAAAACAGACGGAATCATAATTGGTTTGAGTGGAGGAATTGATTCAACCCTTTCAGCATACCTTGCATGTGAAGCTGTTGGAAAAGAAAATGTTTATGGAGTAAGTTTGCCATCTACTACAACACCAACAGAAGATAAAATTCATGCTATCGAAATAGCTCAAAAATTAGGAATTAATCATAAGGAAATTGGTATTGACAGCATTTTAAATGAGTATATATCTGCAACTCAAATAAACGATGATGATTTAGCTATTGGAAACTTAAAAGCTAGAATCAGAATGTCAATTATCTATCATTATGCTAATCATAAAAATTACTTAGTTTGCGGAACCGGAAACAAAAGTGAAATTTTAATTGGTTATTTCACAAAGCATGGAGACGGTGCATGTGATATTGAACCGATTGGAGACTTATACAAAACTGACGTGTTTAAATTAAGTAAGTTTCTTGAAATCCCTCATGAGATTATTGAAAAACCACCTCGTGCAGGATTATGGAACGATCAGACTGATGAAAAAGAAATTGGTATGAGTTATGATTTACTTGACCAAATTCTTTATTTATACACTCAAAAAGATATGAAAAATACTGAAATAGCTGAAAAATTAAGCATTCCAGTAGATGACGTTGATATGATTATTAATAAAAAAATTAGGAGCGAACACAAAAGTAAAGTTCCTCAAAGCCCTAAAAAAACAATATTATAATGGTGATTTAGTGAGCGAAAATATTGAAAAGAAATGGCAGAAAAAATGGGCAGATGCAAAAATATTTGAATCAAACCCAGATGAAAGAGAAAAATTATACCTTACCGTTGCTTTTCCATACCCAAGTGGAGCAATGCATATAGGACACGGACGTACTTACACAGTACCTGATGTTTATGCAAGATTTAAAAGAATGGAAGGATATAATGTATTATTCCCAATGGCATGGCACGTAACCGGTGCTCCAGTTATTGGAATCGCAGACAGGATTAGAAGAAAAGACCCATGGACCCTTGATTTATACCACAGAGTTCACGGAGTTCCTAAAGAAAAATTACCAGAATTAGAAGACCCAGAATACATCGTAAAATACTTCTCAACTGAATATCACGAAGTAATGGAAGAAATGGGTTATTCAATCGACTGGAGAAGAGAATTCAGAACTACTGACCCAACCTACAGAAAATTCATCGAATGGCAAATTACCCAATTACATGAAAAAGGATTAGTTGAAAGAGGAGAACACCCTGTTAAATACTGTCCTAACTGTGACAACCCTGTAGGAGACCACGATTTACTTGAAGGTGAAGGAGTCGGAGTTAACGAATTAACTTTACTTAAATTCCCAATTGGAGACAAAATCCTTGTAACTGCAACCTTAAGACCTGAAACCATCGTTGGAGCAACAAACATCTGGTTAAATCCTGATGTTGAATACGTTTTAGTTAACGCTAACGGTGAAAACTGGGTTGTTACCAAAGAAGCTCACTACAATTTGCAAAATCAAATTAAAAACTTAGAAATCATATCTGAAATTGATCCTAACGATTTAATTGGAAAAATGGCAACAAATCCATTTACCGGTGCTGAATTGCCAGTTTTCCCAGCTAGTTTTGTAAGTGCATCATACGGAAGTGGAGTAGTATTTTCCGAACCTGCAGATGCACCAGCAGATTACATTGCTCTTCAAGACTTAAAAAACAATTCCGAATTAATAGCTAAATACAACTTAGAAGGAATTATTGAAAATGTAAATCCTATTCCTGTATGTACTCTTAAAGGATATGGAGAAATTCCAGCTGCAGACATTATTGAAAGACTTGGAATTACCGATCAAAACGATGAAAAATTACATGAAGCTACAAATGAGTTATACAAAGCTCAACACAGTAAAGGTAAAATCATCGATTCCATTCCTGACTTTGGAGGCATGAAAGTTCGTTTCGCACGTGAAGAGTTAAAAGAAAAATTAATCAACGACAATATGGCTACAATCATGTACGACTTTGCTGAAAGACCAGTAGTCTGCAGATGTGGTAACAACTGTGTTGTTAAAATCATGGACGACCAATGGTTCATGAAATACGGAAACGAAGAATGGACTGAAAAAACCTTAAAAGTTCTTGATGGCGAAACCGTTATTCCAAAAGAAATTAAAAACAATTTCGAATATTATCTCAACTGGTTAGACGATTGGGCATGTTCTAGAAAAGTAGGACTTGGAACAAAACTTCCATGGGACAACCAATGGTTAATTGAACCTTTAAGTGACTCTACAATTTACATGTCTTACTACACAATTGCTAAATACTTAAGAGACATGGATCCTGATGATTTAAACCTTGCTTTCTTTGATAAAGTTCTCTTAAACAAAGATTCAGGAGAAATCACCGTACCAAGTGAAAAAGTACAGGAAATTCAAGATGAATTCAACTACTGGTACCCACTTGACTGGAGATTATCTGCAAAAGACCTTGTTGGTAACCACTTAAGTTTCTTAATGTTCCACCACAGTGCTATTTATCCTGAAGAAAAATGGCCAAGAGGAACTGTAGTATTCGGTATGGGTCTTTTAGAAGGAAACAAAATGTCTTCCTCAAAAGGAAACGTAGTTTTACTTAAAGATGCAATCCGTGATTACAGTGCTGATGTTGTAAGACTCTTCTTAATGGCTTCTGCAGAACCATGGCAAGATTTCGATTGGAGAGAAAAAGAAGTTCTTGGAACCAAAAGAAGACTTGAATGGTTTAGAGAATTTGCAGCAAAAGTTGAAGAAGTAAAAGGTTCACCTTTAGACTTAAGCAACATTGAAGAAGTTGAATTAACAAGAACCATTGATTTATGGATGATTAGTCAACTTAATCAACACATTAAAAATGCAACTGAAGCATTAGAAATCTTCCAAACCAGACAAGCACTTCAAGATTCATTATTCTTACTTAAAAAAGATGTAGATCACTACTTATACAGAGTAAAACACATCATTGACAAACAAGACCCTGGAGTAATCTATGTATTATCCACTGTTCTTGAAGCTTGGATTAGACTTCTTGCACCATTTACTCCTCACACCTGTGAAGAATTATGGTCCACATACGGAGGAGTTGGATTTGCAAGTGAAGCAAGCTGGCCTGAATATGATGATGAGCTCGTAAGTGCTGAGATTGAAAAATCAGAAGATTTAGTAGAAAACATCATTAAAGATATTGCACACATCAAACAGATGGTTGGAGAAGATGTAGAAAAAGTCCACATTTACCTTGCACCAGAATGGAAATGGGAGTTATACAAAATAGCTGATGAAGTTGGAAAACCAGATATTGGACAAATCATGGGAAGAGCTATTGGCGCTAAACTCCACGACGATAAAAAAGAAATCGCAATGGTAGCTAAAAAAATAGGTAAAGAAATAACCAAGACAAGATACATCGGTAAAATCAATGAAGAAGAAATTTTATCTGATGCACTTGAATACATCAAAGAAGAATGTGGAAACGAAGTAATTATCCACGTAGATGATTCCTACGACCCACAAAACAAGGCTAAAAACGCTATGCCTTACAAACCTGCAATATTTATGGAATAATTTAATTATTCCTACTTTTTCTTTTTTTAATGTAGATACCCTACATGATTTATTAAAAAATAATACTAAACTTAAATTTAATGAAAAAAGCTATTGATAAAAATAAGACTAATTTTAAAAAAAGTAAAATAATTATAGCCAAAATTAATTAAAAGTGTAGCTATAATTTTCTTGCAAATACCATGTATCCGCTGTGACCAACCATACGTGTTTTTGGTCTTACACCTTGAGGTCTGACTTCAAGACCCCTTTCTAAAATTTCAATAATTTCAATATCGTAAAATCCTACTTTTTTAGCGATACGATAGGAAATTTCAGCTTGGTCAATATAAGGTGCATAAACAGCCAACCATCCTCCGACATTTAAAGAGTCCATAACATCTTCAAATATTTCAAAAGGCTTTGGCAAATCTAAAAAGACCAAATCGATTTTATCTTCATCGATTCCGTCCTTAATGTTTTTGTTTTTAACATGAATATTAGTAATTCCAAATCTTTCAATGTTTTTTTGAGCAACCTGTGCAAAGTCTTCTCTGATTTCGTAGGTAAATACATCACCATCAGGACCAACAACATTTCCAAAGTTAAGAGCAATAGCTCCAGCACCAGTACCTGCGTCAATTACACGTGATCCAGATCCTAGTCCAGTATGAGCTAATACTAACCCAATATCTTTTTTAAGAAGAATAGAACATCTTCTATCCATTATATCTATAAAGTCATTGATATTAGGTTTCATAATTTTAAATGTGTGGTCTAAATGACTTTTAACCTCTTCACCAATTTCTGCACTGTCCAATACTTCTGCAGAAACAATTCCCAAATCGCTTTGGAAATCTTCTCCAGGTTTTAAGACGTATTTTTTACCACGTTCATCTAAAATCATCTTCATTATTGTAACTCCGCTAATTTCTTAACTCTTTTTAATGAATCTGGGTGAGTAGATAACAATTCCATAATACCGTTTTTCTTTGAGATTGTGATTTCTGAGTTTGCAAGTCTTCTTAACTCTTCATCAGATATTTTTCCATCACCGTCAAAGTCAAGTTGTTGGAAATCATGAATATCATTAGCTGCATTACCAATATCATTTACAAAGAATGCTCTTCCTGAATTTACATCATCAATTGTTTCTTTACTGCAGTTTGAAGCACCGTAGGATAATTTATAAAGTGCAGATGCTAATGCTGCAGGACGGTTTCCAAATTCAACACTAGCTGCATCAGCATAGTATTCACGAGTTCTTGAGATGAATAAAACTAACAATTGACCTAATATGTAGAATACATAACCAAGAATACCGATTATGATTGCTGCACCATTATCATTGTCTCTTGAAAACATAAAAGATAGTGCAATGTAGTAACAAATCATTGGAATAACACTAACAGCAGCAGTAACAATCATATCATTGTGTTTGATATGACCCATTTCGTGACCAAGAACTGCTTTTAACTCATCTCTGTCAAGTAATCCTAAGATAGGGCGGGTAATTGCGATGTGTCCGCTTCTGCTTGATCTACCATATGCAAATGCATTTGGAATTGCAATTTCAGATAAACCTACTTCAGGTTTTGGAATTCCAGCTTCAGCAGCTAATTCTTGAACCATTTGATGAATGTGAGGTGCTTCAGCTTCAGACAGTGGTCTTACATGCATTGAACGTTTTACTAAACTTGGTCCAAACCAGTATTGTAAGAATACAATAATTAAGCTCACTCCACAGTATAATTTCCAACTAGCTATGCCCAAATATAATCCTACGAGCATAATAAGGAAATATACAATGGAAAACATTACAACAAATGTAAGAATCATTCTTAACTTAAGTTTCCATGTATTTTTCATATTAACACCTTAAATTATTTATAAACATATGTTTCAAAACTACTTTAAATATTATATTTAATTTAATA contains:
- a CDS encoding phage holin family protein, which translates into the protein MNLYSYIKAAPNLILFLIVNMIVIIEMTQLCGDFKIGDWDNAFFIVIAMNIGYTLLWPFFRKYFMKFMVMTFGLGTILIDGIIFYIACFFIPGVSVGPYAAIEVPIVISLATTLVANITNTNQFDKYLNKIIEHIPKKESEPKNPGVIMLEIDGLSINILKKAMDKGLMPTLKSWIDNDTHNLKGWETDLSSQTGASQAGILHGNNENIVAYRWVEKENNNQIVVSGKLSGAPLVEKRISNGEGLLVNGISISNMFSGDSKSAPLTSSRLGKITNINNETLNTVFLDAYNFQRIFAMFIWDILVELKSQVKHYVKDIKPRLRRGIVYAAVRAGANVVLREVATNILTAEILKGETDTVYSTFMGYDEVAHHSGTQDEDVWPVLRKIDLQIQRINSIIEMSDREYKLVILSDHGQSNGATFKQRYGITLGNYVRSLLPDDIMVYKNEYNIDHFRDAIIGENKQIKTIKQKMGSLRTDILDDNTYVQNVRGGMENRKPAIIFENERYLNLKKRYSNSLEYITGHESTQQSTKKAKDSELIVMGSGNLGLIYLTQWKQRLTYEELVMLFPELIPGLVKHPGIGFILVNSLTNGGMVIGENGIYYLENDKVVGENPIAKFGKNAARHLKRQNSFDNMPDIMVNSFYDEKTEEVCAFEELIGNHGGLGGDQTKPFILYPSEWEDPGELIGASSIHHFLKREINNLNPKK
- a CDS encoding cobalt-precorrin-7 (C(5))-methyltransferase produces the protein MASGKIFIVGIGPGASEYLTKKAIDTVKTSDYTVGSTRAIELFDDVQNKIDFNVKNLLDKIEEGVQLACDGNTISILSTGDPGFSGVLNTVLRISKEKNFPKENIEVVPGISSLQLAAAKCHIQWDSANVMTFHGRENIEDILPIINNGKTTIALPSRKVKDMAQFLIDNGVDEDRKVVVCERLSYPDENIVESTLKQIAQSEFTYMCIMVIY
- a CDS encoding arsenical pump-driving ATPase GET3 encodes the protein MAFKDYFKFNKDKTTFIFVGGKGGVGKTSVSSATALWLAEQGKKTLIVSTDPAHSLADSLEVPIGSYPREIKTNLFAVEIDPDEAMAQKQAQLEAQKAANPNDGGLLGMDFLSDQLDMASASPGADEAAAFEMFMAVMNSDEYDVVVFDTAPTGHTLRLLSFPEVMDSWVGKLMMLKTKLGGATNALKKIMPFMDAVDDPQTSEDLKRTKEEIDKAKAVLSDPDRTTFKMVVIPEEMSIYESERALEALGKYDITVDSVVVNQVMPDIADCDFCHSRHKLQQKRLALIDQKFPDQHIAEVPLFKDEVKGQEKLLKLAHILYDDADNDEVVQEAIQL
- a CDS encoding NAD+ synthase, yielding MIKVGENISEIPELNFEKTKNDIVDFIKTKVSESKTDGIIIGLSGGIDSTLSAYLACEAVGKENVYGVSLPSTTTPTEDKIHAIEIAQKLGINHKEIGIDSILNEYISATQINDDDLAIGNLKARIRMSIIYHYANHKNYLVCGTGNKSEILIGYFTKHGDGACDIEPIGDLYKTDVFKLSKFLEIPHEIIEKPPRAGLWNDQTDEKEIGMSYDLLDQILYLYTQKDMKNTEIAEKLSIPVDDVDMIINKKIRSEHKSKVPQSPKKTIL
- the leuS gene encoding leucine--tRNA ligase — translated: MSENIEKKWQKKWADAKIFESNPDEREKLYLTVAFPYPSGAMHIGHGRTYTVPDVYARFKRMEGYNVLFPMAWHVTGAPVIGIADRIRRKDPWTLDLYHRVHGVPKEKLPELEDPEYIVKYFSTEYHEVMEEMGYSIDWRREFRTTDPTYRKFIEWQITQLHEKGLVERGEHPVKYCPNCDNPVGDHDLLEGEGVGVNELTLLKFPIGDKILVTATLRPETIVGATNIWLNPDVEYVLVNANGENWVVTKEAHYNLQNQIKNLEIISEIDPNDLIGKMATNPFTGAELPVFPASFVSASYGSGVVFSEPADAPADYIALQDLKNNSELIAKYNLEGIIENVNPIPVCTLKGYGEIPAADIIERLGITDQNDEKLHEATNELYKAQHSKGKIIDSIPDFGGMKVRFAREELKEKLINDNMATIMYDFAERPVVCRCGNNCVVKIMDDQWFMKYGNEEWTEKTLKVLDGETVIPKEIKNNFEYYLNWLDDWACSRKVGLGTKLPWDNQWLIEPLSDSTIYMSYYTIAKYLRDMDPDDLNLAFFDKVLLNKDSGEITVPSEKVQEIQDEFNYWYPLDWRLSAKDLVGNHLSFLMFHHSAIYPEEKWPRGTVVFGMGLLEGNKMSSSKGNVVLLKDAIRDYSADVVRLFLMASAEPWQDFDWREKEVLGTKRRLEWFREFAAKVEEVKGSPLDLSNIEEVELTRTIDLWMISQLNQHIKNATEALEIFQTRQALQDSLFLLKKDVDHYLYRVKHIIDKQDPGVIYVLSTVLEAWIRLLAPFTPHTCEELWSTYGGVGFASEASWPEYDDELVSAEIEKSEDLVENIIKDIAHIKQMVGEDVEKVHIYLAPEWKWELYKIADEVGKPDIGQIMGRAIGAKLHDDKKEIAMVAKKIGKEITKTRYIGKINEEEILSDALEYIKEECGNEVIIHVDDSYDPQNKAKNAMPYKPAIFME
- a CDS encoding tRNA (adenine-N1)-methyltransferase, whose protein sequence is MKMILDERGKKYVLKPGEDFQSDLGIVSAEVLDSAEIGEEVKSHLDHTFKIMKPNINDFIDIMDRRCSILLKKDIGLVLAHTGLGSGSRVIDAGTGAGAIALNFGNVVGPDGDVFTYEIREDFAQVAQKNIERFGITNIHVKNKNIKDGIDEDKIDLVFLDLPKPFEIFEDVMDSLNVGGWLAVYAPYIDQAEISYRIAKKVGFYDIEIIEILERGLEVRPQGVRPKTRMVGHSGYMVFARKL